A part of Prionailurus viverrinus isolate Anna chromosome E1, UM_Priviv_1.0, whole genome shotgun sequence genomic DNA contains:
- the LOC125151928 gene encoding olfactory receptor 1L6, which produces MALANLTTAPEFLLLGLVDGTDIHPLLFLLFLGVYLLNALGNLAMVVVVRSDGALRSPMYYFLGHLSLVDVCFTTVTVPRLLAGLLHPRQAVSFQGCFSQMYFFVALGITESYLLAAMSYDRAVAVCRPLHYCAVMTPRRCAALVTTSWAVAHLHSLLHTLLISALSYPCPAPVRHFFCDMTVMLSLATSDTATAEAAIFSEGLAVVLTPLLLVSLSYARILVAVLGVRAAGGRRRAFATCGAHLVVVSLFFGSVLSVYFRPSSAYSARYDRLASVVYAVLTPTLNPFIYSLRNKEVKGALKRGLRWRAAPQEV; this is translated from the coding sequence ATGGCCCTGGCCAACCTCACGACGGCCCCAGAATTCCTCCTCCTCGGCCTGGTGGATGGAACAGACATCCACCCGCTGCTCTTCCTGCTCTTCCTCGGCGTCTACCTGCTCAATGCCCTGGGCAACCTggccatggtggtggtggtgaggtcGGATGGGGCCCTCCGCTCCCCCATGTACTATTTCCTGGGTCACCTGAGCCTCGTGGACGTCTGCTTTACCACTGTCACCGTCCCCAGACTGCTGGCCGGCTTGCTCCACCCGCGCCAGGCCGTGTCCTTCCAGGGATGTTTTTCCCAGATGTACTTCTTCGTGGCTCTGGGCATCACCGAGAGCTACCTGCTGGCAGCCATGTCCTACGACCGCGCGGTGGCCGTCTGCCGCCCCCTGCACTACTGCGCGGTCATGACGCCCCGGCGCTGCGCCGCGCTGGTGACCACGTCCTGGGCCGTGGCCCACCTGCACTCGCTGCTGCACACGCTGCTCATCTCGGCGCTCTCCTACCCGTGCCCCGCCCCTGTGCGCCACTTCTTCTGTGACATGACGGTGATGCTGAGCTTGGCGACCTCGGACACGGCGACCGCGGAGGCTGCCATCTTCTCCGAGGGCCTGGCCGTGGTGCTCACCCCGCTGCTCCTCGTGTCGCTGTCTTACGCGCGCATCCTCGTCGCGGTGCTGGGAGTGCGGGCGGCCGGGGGCCGGCGCCGCGCCTTCGCCACCTGCGGGGCCCACCTGGTGGTGGTGTCGCTTTTCTTCGGCTCTGTCCTCTCCGTCTATTTCCGGCCGTCCTCCGCCTACTCAGCCCGCTATGACCGCCTGGCCAGCGTGGTCTATGCTGTGCTCACACCGACCTTGAACCCTTTCATCTACAGCCTTCGCAACAAGGAGGTCAAGGGCGCCCTGAAAAGGGGGCTCAGATGGAGGGCTGCACCCCAAGAGGTGTGA